In Microbacterium sp. No. 7, the genomic window AGCAGGCCGCCGACGGCCCAGGCGGCGAGGACGAGCCAGGGGCCGGAGGCATCGGCATCCGGGAAGTACGACAGGTTCCGCACGAGCGTCGCGGAGGCTCCGGGCGGGAACCACTGGCCGATCGCGCCCCACGAGCCCGGCAGGTAGGAGGCGGGCAGCGCGGCCCCCGAGATCGGGTTCGCGAACAGCATCATGACGACGGGTCCCACGGCGATGCCCGCGCGCCCGATGAGCGCAACGAAGCCCACGATGGGGGCGGCGATCGCTGCGAGAGCGAGCGTGAACGCGGCGGTGTTGAGCCAGTAGTCGCCCTGCAGCGCGCCGAACCAGCCCTGCAGGATGCCGGTGAGCGCGACCCCGCCGACCACGGCGTACACGACCACGCCGAGCACCCGGCGGAACGACCCGACGACGAGCAGCGAGATCGCGATGCCGCCGATCATGCCGCCCAGCAGCAGCGGGAAGAACGCGGCGTTCATGCCGAGCCCGTTGGCGTCGTTCTCGGCGAACGGCACGACGTCGGTCACGACGAGCGTCGGGGGCGCGACGGGCTGACCGGATGCCGCGGACGCCGCCTGCGCCTGCGCTGCGAGCGCCCCCTGCAGGGGCTCGGCGAGCTGCCGCACGACCGCCGCCGACGCGCCCGCCGCCGAGGCGGTGAGCAGCTCGGGGCTCTCGCCCAGCACGATCGCCCCGACGGCGTCGCGCGTGCGGATGGCGTCGACGGCGGCATCCCGGTCGGCGACGGGCTGCAGGCCGAACAGGTCGTCCGACCTCTCGCCCAGCTGCGCCGACAGGGCGGTCACCGCCTGCTCGGGGCCGGCGATCGCGACGGGGATGTCGCGGGGCTCGGCCGTGATCGCGGGCCACGAGAAGGCGAGCACGACGACGGAGACGAGGGCCGCGAGGAGCACGGCGATGCCGGCGACGCGGCCGAGCGGGGTGTGCGGCGTGTGCCGGGATGCGGGCGCGGGAGCCATGGCGGGCGACCTTTCGCGGAGAATAAAAAGAGAATGTTCGTTCTTTTTATCACGGTATCCGCGTGACGCCAACCGCCTACGCTGGGTGCATGCCGAAGGTCTCCGACGCGCACCGCGCCGCTCGCCGCGACGAGATCATCGACGCCGCGCTGCGCTGCGTGGCGCGCGACGGCTACCGCGGCACGTCGATCGCCGCCGTGATCCAGGAGTCGGGGCTGTCGGCCGGCGCGATCTACGGCCACTTCTCCGGCAAGCAGGAACTGCTCGTCGCGGTCGCCGAGCGCGTGCTCGACGCGCGCGCGGCCGATCTCGCCGCCGCGCATCGCGACGGTGAGCCCCTGTCACCGGGGGAGATCATGGCCACCGTCGTACGCGGACTGCGCGACGAGAAGGTCTCGGTGGCGATGCCGCAGGTGTGGGCCGAGGCCGCCGTCGACGACGAGATCCGCGCCGTCGCGCAGCGCATCCTCGGCCGGGTCCGCGGCATCGTGTGCGCCGAGCTCGTGGCGTGGGCGTCGGCCGTGCCGGGACGGGTCGACGGCGACCCCGCCGCGTGGGCCGAGCGCGTCGTGCCCGCGCTGCTCGCCGCCGTGCCGGGATTCGTCGTGCAGCGCGCCGTGCTGCCCGACTTCGACGAGGACGCCTACATCGCCGCGCTCGCGGAGGCCTACCGGCGCTGACCGCCCGGCATGGCGCGCCGGGTCGGGGCGCCGGATCGCGGTTCGGGTTCGCCGGCCGTGTCCCTGATGCCGGCTTCGGTGTCGTGTGCGCAGGCGGCGGGTCGGCAGGAAAGGGGCCGGCAGAACCGCCCGGCCGAGCAGCTCGGTCGTCGAGGAGCCGGCGGCGGACGCCGGCCTCAGACGAGTGCGGTGAGCGTGGCGTAGGCGACGACCGCGCCCATGACGGTGAGGAGGACGAGGATCATCCAGACGTGCATCCCGCCGATCTCGTGGAGGTACCAGGGAGTCCGGTAGGCGTCCCGTACGGGACGCTGTCTCCGGGTGTGCTTGCTCGTGCGATGTCGGTTGCTCATGCCTGTCTTCTGTGTCTGCGTGTCTGCGTGTCTCGGTCTGGGGCGGCACATCGTGCTCGGGATGGTCCGCGTGTGGCTTCCTGCGTGCAGGCGCCGGTTCGCACCCGCGGGGGCGCATCCGCCATCGAGAAGGATGTGAGCCGGTGGTCCGACAGGCGGTGCCTCTTCGTATGCCATGCTCACGGTGCCCGGGGCGAGCAAGCGCCTTCGGGCCGCATCTTGACGGCCCTGTGTGCGATCGCGACGGCTCCACGCCCTCGGCCGGTGCCGGAGGCGCAGCCGGTGGGGGAGGCGCAGCCCGTGGGCCACGGCCCGGTCTCATGATCCTCGCGAGGGTGCCAGTAGTTCTTGCGGGGGTGCTACTTATCTTCGCGAGGGTGCTACTTGTTCTCGCGGGGGTGCTTTCGTGCTCACGGCGAAAGCACCCCCGCGAGAGTTCGGCTGGCTCGGCGCCTTCGGCATCATGCTCACGGTCGTGTGGCTCTACGTCGAGATCCTGCGCATCCTCGTCATCCTCCGCGGCAACGACTGACGCGACACACGAGAGGGGCCGCCCAGCCGAAATGCGGTCACCCGATGTGGTTTTCTCTGTCAGCCCTGCCCTGGGCTCAGATCCCCGCGGGCCGGTACGTGGACACCGGCCACGGATGGCGGGCTCACCGGGCGGTGCAGATCGTGACCGCGCCCGACCAACGAAAAACCGACCTTCGTTTGATCCTTGCTGCATCTGCCCGGTTGCTCTTGTCGAAAATGCGGATCGACGCCTATGAGGCCCTCAGAGAGGGCGGCCTCAGTCGTTTCCGAGTGTGTAGGAAAACCCAGACTGGGCAGGAGTTTTCTGGCGACATCATCATCGCCGGATTCCGCAGAGGAGATATGGGCGCGGTTGACGGACGAAGTGAGGGCGTGCTTGGCTGAGCACGCTGATGTGTTCGTCGTGCCGATCGGATTTCCGTTGGCAGAGTCGCGAGAGCATCGGCATTCACATCTCTTGCCGGGGGGCGTTGTGCGTAGATTGCGTGTGTTCGTAGCCGGGGTGTTGTCGTTCGGACTGACGGGCGTACGGGCGTGGAACGCGTCGATCTCTTTCTGATGTCGCGGCGTTTCCGCGGCGTCGGGTCAGTGCTCTTGGCGGTCTCCTTGCTCGCGGGATGCCACGCGGTCGACACCATCGAGAAGCCCGTCGAAACCACCGACGTGCCGGTCGACGCGACCGAGAGGCCTGCCGAAACCGTGCGGCCGGATACCGTCGAATGCCCGCGTGTCGCTGATGTGTCGCAACAGGCCACGCGGGCCGATCTCCAGGCCTATCGCGACAGCGCCGTACCCCTGTGCGCAGGGGAGTCGCCGACGGCGGCGGAGGCATGGCTGTCTGATGGGGTCATCGAGGCGATGGCGGTCGATGGCCCTCCCCTTCCGTTCAAGGCGGTGGTCGAGGAGGGCGGCGAGCCCGTCTACTGCGACGTCGCGCCGGATGTCCAGGCGGTGCGCGTGGGCGGCGAATGGCGGCGGATCCGCAGCCTCATGTGCGGCATGGTCGCGCCGACGGGGTAGGCGACCGGCCTACCGGCGCTGACCCGCCGGCTGCTCGCGCACCCGTTCGCGTGTCAGGCGCCGGGGCACGAGGCCGTGGCGCGGGGCGAAGAACCACGCGAGCAGGAACACGGCGGTCGCGACGAGCACGATCATCCCGCCCACCGGCAGGTCGGCGCTCCACGACAGGTACAGGCCCACGAGCGCGGACGCCGAGCCGATCACGGGCGCGAGCAGCATCATGACGCCGAGCCGGTCGGTGAGCAGCCGGGCCGCGGCGGCCGGCGTGATGAGCAGCGCGAGCACCAGGATGTTGCCGATCGTCTGCACCGAGATGACGATCGCGACCGCGACGCACACGTAGAGCACGACGTCGAGCGCGAACACGGGCAGCCCCGCGGCGCGCGCCATCTCGCGGTCGAGCGTGACGAGCACGAACTCCTTGTGCAGCAGGAACACGACCGTCAGCAGCACGAGACCCGACCCGGCGACCACGAGCACGTCCTCGTCGGGGATGCCGGTGATCGAGCCGAACAGGAACTGCTGCAGCGACCCGGCGTATCCGGGCGCACGGCTGATGATCACGATGCCGAGCGCGAACGCCGCGACGAAGAAGACGCCGATGATGCTGTCCTCCTTCAGCCGCCGGTTCTGCGCGAACACGGCGACGAGCACGGCCGTCAGCACGCCTGCGACGGCACCGCCGAGCACGAGGCTGCCCTGCAGCACGAACGCGACGGCGAGACCCGGGAAGACGGCGTGCGCCACGGCATCCCCGATGAACGCCATGCCGCGCAGCACGACATAGCCCCCGATCACGCCGCACACGAGGCTCGACATCATCGCGACCGCGAGGGCCTTCGGCAGGAACGCGAGGTCGGGGTTGAGCAGGTCGGCCAGGAAGTCAGCGGGCGAGAGCATCGGCGTCCTCTTCTCGTGCGCTTCGTTGTGCGGCGGGGTGTTCAGCGGGTCGGGCGGAGGCCTGTGCGGCGGATCGCCGGGCGGATGCCGCGACGACGCGCAGCACCGGATTGTCGGCGCGCACGTCGAACGCCCGCATCCACAGCGCGGGGTCGTCGAGCGCGGCGGGCTCGCCGTCGGCGACGACCCCGCCCGCGCCCAGCAGGCACACGCGCGTGCATGCGTGCAGCGCCCCGGCGATGTCGTGCGTCGTCATGAGCACGGCGTGCCCCTCGCGCGCGAGACGCGCGAACAGGTCGGTGAGCAGCTCCTGGCTGGGCATGTCGAGGCCGGTGAAGGGCTCGTCGAGCAGCAGCGCCGACGGCGCGAGCGCGAGCGCGCGGGCGACGAGCACCCGCTGGCGCTGCCCGCCCGAGAGCTCGCCGACGGGACGGCGCCGCAGGTCGCCCATGCCCACGCGGCCGAGCGCCTCGTCGGCGGCCCGGTAGTCGGCGGCGCCCGCCCGCCGCATCCATCCGATGCGGGCCGTACGGCCCGTGAGCACGGCCTCCTCGACGGTGATCGGGAAGTCCCACGCGAACTCGTGCCGCTGCGGCACGTAGCCGACGAGGGCGCGCGCCTCGGCCGGCCGCCGTCCGTCGATGCGCACGGTGCCGGCGTGCGGCCGCACGAGCCCGAGCACGGCGCGCAGCAGCGTCGTCTTGCCCGCCCCGTTGGGGCCGAGCAGCCCCACGAGCTCGCCGGACGCCACCCGCAGATCGACGCCCGTCAGCACGCGCCGCCCGCCGAGGTCCACCGAGAGCCCCGCGACGCGGATGCCGGGCTCCGTGCCCGGCACCCCGGCATCCGTCCCCCGCCGGCTCATCGCCGCCACCCGGCGGGCCGCGCGGCGCTTCGGCCGGGTTCGTGGGCGCCTGTGGCCGGATGCGGGGGTGCGAGGCGACCACGAGCGCCCCGCATTCGCGCGGAGGCTGGGGGGTGGGCGGTGGCCGTTGGTCGGGCGGGCGCTGTGTGCCGGGCGGGCGCTGTGGGCCGGGCGGAGCGGGCGGCATCCGTTCGGCCGGGTTCATGGGCGCTCGTTGTCGGATAGCGGGACGCGAGGCCGCCAGAAGCGTCCAGCATTCGTGCAGAGGATGCGGGGCGGGTGGCATTGGGCGCCGTGGGGCGCGCAGGACAGGCGGCATCCGTTCGGCCGGGATTGTGGGCGCTTGTCGTCGGATACCGGGGCGCGATGCGACGACGAGCGCCCACGATCGTGAGCGGATGCCGGACTCGTGGGCGGTTGTTGCCGGATGCCGAGGGTGCAGGCGACCAGAAGTGCCCACAAGCCTGGTCGACGGCTCCGACGGCCCCGACGGCCTGCGCGGCGGTCATGCGGCGCCGCCCGTCGTGCGGGCGCGGCGGCGCGCGCGGGCCGACGCGGTCGACACCGCGACGACGGCGACCGCGAGCACGACCGCGCCGCCCGCCACGAACGGCCACGCGCCGATCGCGGCACCGCCGGCGTCCCCGTCGCCGGTGGTGCCGTCCTCCGTGCCGGTGCCGCCGCCGGCATCCGTCCCCCCGCCGGAGTCGCCGGCATCCGTCCCGGCCCCCGCGCCGCCCGGGCTCCCCGTCCCGTCGCCCCTGCTCAGCGTCGCCGCGAAGGCGGCGGCCGGGTCGGTCGCGTCGCCGACGGCGAAGCGCAGCGTGCCGCGTGCGCTCAGCTCCTCGCCCGTGACGAGGTCGCCCGCGAACTCCGCGTCGACGAGGTACACGCCCGGCTCGCTGAACACCCAGTTGGCGTGCGTGTGCGTGTTCAGCTCGACCCACGCCTCCTGCGGGAACGGCTCGTGCGTCGACCACAGCACCTGCGGCGCCCCGAAGTTGCCGCCCTGCAGATAGGTCACGACGTCGCCGGGCCCTTCGATCGCGTGGATGCGCAGCGTCGCGCCGAGCGAGAGGCTGTCGAGCAGCGTCGGCTCCTGCGTGTTCCAGCCGACCCACACGACGCCGGCCTGCTCCGTCTGCGGGATCACGTGCACGGGCGTGCC contains:
- a CDS encoding anchored repeat-type ABC transporter permease subunit; this encodes MLSPADFLADLLNPDLAFLPKALAVAMMSSLVCGVIGGYVVLRGMAFIGDAVAHAVFPGLAVAFVLQGSLVLGGAVAGVLTAVLVAVFAQNRRLKEDSIIGVFFVAAFALGIVIISRAPGYAGSLQQFLFGSITGIPDEDVLVVAGSGLVLLTVVFLLHKEFVLVTLDREMARAAGLPVFALDVVLYVCVAVAIVISVQTIGNILVLALLITPAAAARLLTDRLGVMMLLAPVIGSASALVGLYLSWSADLPVGGMIVLVATAVFLLAWFFAPRHGLVPRRLTRERVREQPAGQRR
- a CDS encoding anchored repeat-type ABC transporter ATP-binding subunit, with translation MSRRGTDAGVPGTEPGIRVAGLSVDLGGRRVLTGVDLRVASGELVGLLGPNGAGKTTLLRAVLGLVRPHAGTVRIDGRRPAEARALVGYVPQRHEFAWDFPITVEEAVLTGRTARIGWMRRAGAADYRAADEALGRVGMGDLRRRPVGELSGGQRQRVLVARALALAPSALLLDEPFTGLDMPSQELLTDLFARLAREGHAVLMTTHDIAGALHACTRVCLLGAGGVVADGEPAALDDPALWMRAFDVRADNPVLRVVAASARRSAAQASARPAEHPAAQRSAREEDADALAR
- a CDS encoding choice-of-anchor M domain-containing protein; amino-acid sequence: MPRLASALPLALILSGGLVLSGGAAVAATDDGQVIDPGQQQGTGRVVLEAGHADVGATFGTGAWALQVHDDTTTPRYWRDPDDVVLRVTDAAVLTVPDDEAFAFLRLAAGTPVHVIPQTEQAGVVWVGWNTQEPTLLDSLSLGATLRIHAIEGPGDVVTYLQGGNFGAPQVLWSTHEPFPQEAWVELNTHTHANWVFSEPGVYLVDAEFAGDLVTGEELSARGTLRFAVGDATDPAAAFAATLSRGDGTGSPGGAGAGTDAGDSGGGTDAGGGTGTEDGTTGDGDAGGAAIGAWPFVAGGAVVLAVAVVAVSTASARARRRARTTGGAA
- a CDS encoding TetR/AcrR family transcriptional regulator, producing the protein MPKVSDAHRAARRDEIIDAALRCVARDGYRGTSIAAVIQESGLSAGAIYGHFSGKQELLVAVAERVLDARAADLAAAHRDGEPLSPGEIMATVVRGLRDEKVSVAMPQVWAEAAVDDEIRAVAQRILGRVRGIVCAELVAWASAVPGRVDGDPAAWAERVVPALLAAVPGFVVQRAVLPDFDEDAYIAALAEAYRR